In Gemmatimonadales bacterium, the following are encoded in one genomic region:
- a CDS encoding sigma-70 family RNA polymerase sigma factor, whose amino-acid sequence MPSGPEWARLSDQEVVLLARGGKDAAYRELIRRYERPIFALLFRMVRDRELAEDLSQETFVKALNAIESYRPEFKFSSWIFKIANNAAIDHLRRRELDTLSLDGSPHAETPEAMQATALQIGARQESPLDAVEAKELGGAIEAAIGRLRPEYRSCILLRHVEGRAYEEIAEMLDLPLGTVKTYIHRARNELRQLLAHLK is encoded by the coding sequence ATGCCTAGCGGGCCCGAGTGGGCACGACTCAGCGATCAGGAGGTCGTGCTGCTCGCCCGCGGCGGAAAGGATGCCGCGTATCGTGAGCTGATCCGGCGGTACGAGCGCCCGATCTTCGCCCTGCTGTTTCGCATGGTGCGGGACCGGGAGCTGGCGGAGGATCTCTCGCAAGAGACCTTCGTCAAGGCGCTCAACGCCATCGAGTCCTACCGCCCCGAGTTCAAGTTCTCGTCCTGGATTTTCAAGATCGCCAACAACGCCGCAATCGACCATCTGCGGCGCCGGGAGCTGGACACGCTCTCGCTGGATGGCTCGCCCCACGCGGAGACACCGGAGGCGATGCAGGCCACGGCCCTGCAGATCGGCGCGCGGCAGGAGTCGCCCCTCGATGCGGTCGAGGCGAAGGAGCTGGGCGGCGCGATCGAGGCGGCGATCGGACGGCTCCGGCCGGAGTACCGGTCCTGCATCCTGTTGCGTCACGTCGAGGGGCGCGCCTACGAGGAGATCGCCGAAATGCTGGATCTCCCGCTCGGCACCGTCAAGACGTACATCCACCGGGCCCGCAACGAGCTGCGCCAGCTCCTGGCCCACCTCAAATGA
- a CDS encoding ubiquinone/menaquinone biosynthesis methyltransferase codes for MLASDRELPVAGGPEKRAYVKQIFGAIAPTYDRLNRIISLRFDQRWRRCAVAQLNWERIPEGIYLDICAGTLDFGATLARQPGFRGRVIGADFVLAMLRLGRGKAARLAPVGADALELPFGDAAFDGAMVGWGLRNLVDLDAGLAEAARVLRPGARLVILDMALPPEPWLRALYQFYFRRVLPLIGRLISRHATAYTWLPASTQTFPAPPELARRMAGQGFTAVSYRLFMGGVCAMHVGTRGDRSVGGRSALGRS; via the coding sequence ATGTTAGCCTCTGATCGTGAGTTACCCGTCGCCGGCGGTCCCGAAAAGCGGGCCTACGTCAAGCAGATCTTCGGGGCGATCGCGCCCACCTACGATCGGCTCAACCGCATCATCAGCCTGCGATTCGATCAGCGCTGGCGGCGTTGTGCGGTCGCTCAGCTGAACTGGGAGCGGATACCGGAGGGAATCTATCTAGATATCTGCGCCGGGACCCTCGATTTCGGGGCTACGCTGGCCCGCCAGCCCGGCTTTCGGGGACGGGTGATCGGCGCCGACTTCGTTCTGGCGATGCTCCGCCTGGGCCGCGGCAAGGCAGCCCGTCTGGCGCCGGTGGGAGCCGACGCCCTCGAGCTGCCCTTCGGGGATGCGGCATTCGATGGTGCCATGGTGGGATGGGGACTCCGGAACCTGGTCGACCTGGACGCCGGGCTGGCCGAGGCCGCCCGCGTGCTCCGGCCGGGCGCCAGGCTGGTGATACTGGACATGGCATTGCCGCCGGAGCCCTGGCTCCGGGCGCTCTATCAGTTCTACTTCCGCCGGGTGCTTCCTCTGATCGGCCGGCTGATCTCCCGGCACGCGACGGCGTACACCTGGCTGCCGGCCTCGACTCAGACCTTTCCCGCGCCGCCCGAGCTCGCGCGCCGGATGGCCGGCCAGGGCTTCACCGCCGTCTCCTACCGCCTGTTCATGGGCGGCGTCTGCGCGATGCACGTGGGCACACGGGGTGATCGTTCGGTGGGCGGCCGGTCGGCGCTCGGCCGCTCGTGA
- a CDS encoding menaquinone biosynthesis decarboxylase, which produces MHAQLNLTTTDPMALDNLRQFIKAIEQLGELVRITHPVRAHLEIAEIADRCMKSPGGGPALLFEHVLLEDGRRSAAPVAINLYGSMRRMGLALGVEDLDAIGGRISELLNLKVPEGLFGKLAMLPKLAEVGKFPPRVKSGRPPCQEVVLRGEAVNLDQIPFLTTWPGDGGRYITLPMVITTDPSRGIRNVGMYRVQVLGRDTLAMHWQRHKVGAAHWREMAEKGQRMPVVIALGGDPASIYSGSAPLPPTIDEFLFAGFLRREPVELARAITCELEVPAEAELVLEGYIDPAEPLVLEGPFGDHTGFYSLADYYPKVHVTALTARRDPIYPATLVGRPPMEDYYLGHATERIFLPLLKLTVPEIVDYHMPAAGIFHNLVFVSIDKQYPGQAYKVMNALWGQGLMSLAKLLVVLDKEVNVRNPDEAWWVTLNNIDPERDVRFTMGPMDVLDHSSRGFTYGSKMGIDATRKWKEEGFTREWPEPITMDPDTKRRVDEMWSQLGIRL; this is translated from the coding sequence ATGCACGCGCAGCTGAACCTGACCACAACGGACCCCATGGCCCTGGACAACCTGCGGCAGTTCATCAAGGCGATCGAGCAGCTCGGCGAGCTGGTACGCATCACCCACCCGGTGCGAGCCCACCTGGAGATTGCCGAGATCGCCGATCGCTGTATGAAGAGCCCCGGAGGTGGTCCGGCGCTGCTGTTCGAGCACGTCCTGCTGGAGGATGGGCGCAGGAGCGCGGCCCCCGTCGCCATCAACCTCTACGGCTCCATGCGGCGCATGGGCCTCGCCCTCGGTGTGGAGGACCTCGACGCCATCGGTGGCCGCATCTCCGAGCTGCTCAATCTCAAGGTGCCGGAAGGACTGTTCGGAAAGCTGGCGATGCTGCCCAAGCTCGCTGAAGTCGGGAAGTTCCCGCCCAGGGTGAAATCCGGACGCCCGCCCTGCCAAGAGGTGGTCCTCCGGGGCGAGGCCGTCAACCTCGACCAGATCCCCTTTCTCACCACCTGGCCCGGCGACGGCGGCCGCTACATCACCTTGCCGATGGTTATCACCACCGATCCCTCGCGGGGGATCCGGAACGTCGGCATGTACCGGGTCCAGGTGCTTGGGCGCGACACCCTGGCGATGCACTGGCAGCGTCACAAGGTGGGTGCCGCCCACTGGCGCGAGATGGCGGAGAAAGGGCAGCGCATGCCGGTGGTCATCGCCCTGGGCGGCGATCCGGCGAGCATCTACAGCGGCTCGGCGCCGCTGCCGCCCACTATCGACGAGTTCCTCTTCGCCGGATTCCTGCGCCGCGAGCCCGTGGAGCTGGCACGGGCCATCACCTGCGAGCTGGAGGTGCCCGCGGAAGCCGAGCTGGTGCTCGAGGGGTACATCGATCCGGCGGAGCCGCTGGTGCTGGAAGGTCCCTTCGGGGACCACACCGGGTTCTACTCGCTGGCCGACTACTATCCCAAGGTGCACGTCACCGCGCTGACCGCTCGGCGGGACCCGATCTATCCGGCGACCCTAGTTGGCCGGCCGCCGATGGAGGACTACTACCTCGGCCATGCCACCGAGCGGATCTTCCTTCCTCTGCTCAAGCTGACCGTGCCCGAGATCGTCGACTACCACATGCCGGCGGCAGGCATCTTCCACAACCTGGTCTTCGTCTCGATCGATAAGCAGTACCCCGGACAGGCGTACAAGGTGATGAACGCGCTCTGGGGCCAGGGGCTCATGTCGCTGGCCAAGCTGCTGGTGGTGCTGGACAAGGAGGTCAACGTCCGGAATCCGGACGAGGCCTGGTGGGTGACGCTCAACAACATCGACCCCGAGCGCGACGTGCGCTTCACCATGGGACCCATGGACGTGCTCGACCACTCCAGCAGGGGCTTCACCTACGGCAGCAAGATGGGGATCGACGCGACCCGGAAGTGGAAGGAAGAAGGATTCACCAGGGAATGGCCCGAGCCGATCACCATGGACCCCGACACCAAGCGGCGGGTAGACGAGATGTGGAGCCAGCTGGGGATCCGACTGTGA
- a CDS encoding UbiA-like polyprenyltransferase: MSGEGQTFAGESLLIRYINLVKLPHTLFALPFALLGVLAASRVAPVRPRTVLLVMLAFSAARWAAMAFNRIADLRFDARNPRTRNRELPRGSLTTAQAWRSVVIAAMLFILASGGLNRLCLALSPAALVWVLTYSLSKRFTWWPHLWLGISLAIAPVGGYLAVTGRWSHPPWLLFSVALAVATWVAGFDIFYALPDAGFDQAEGLRSAVVRLGEQRAIMLAKLLHTVTIPALALFGYGAGFGAWYYVGLAVATGILAYEHRLVRPGDLSRLDAAFFTMNGVMSVTVFAFALLDRAVG, encoded by the coding sequence GTGAGCGGCGAGGGGCAGACGTTCGCCGGAGAGTCGCTGCTGATCCGCTACATCAACCTGGTGAAGCTGCCGCACACGCTTTTCGCCCTGCCGTTTGCCCTGCTCGGCGTACTCGCCGCGTCGCGGGTGGCACCGGTGCGGCCGCGCACCGTGCTGCTGGTGATGCTCGCCTTTTCGGCGGCCCGCTGGGCCGCGATGGCCTTCAATCGCATCGCCGACCTCCGGTTCGACGCTCGGAATCCGCGGACCCGCAACCGCGAGCTGCCCCGGGGTTCCCTCACGACCGCCCAGGCGTGGAGGTCCGTCGTCATCGCCGCGATGCTCTTCATCCTGGCGTCGGGCGGCCTCAACCGGCTCTGCCTCGCGCTGAGCCCGGCCGCCCTGGTCTGGGTGCTGACCTACAGCCTCTCGAAGCGATTCACCTGGTGGCCCCACCTCTGGCTCGGCATCAGTCTCGCCATCGCGCCGGTCGGAGGATACCTCGCGGTGACCGGGCGGTGGAGCCACCCGCCCTGGCTGCTTTTCTCCGTGGCCCTCGCGGTCGCCACCTGGGTCGCTGGGTTCGACATCTTCTACGCCCTGCCGGACGCCGGATTCGATCAAGCCGAGGGCTTGCGCAGCGCCGTCGTGCGGCTGGGTGAGCAGCGGGCCATCATGCTGGCCAAGCTCCTGCACACGGTCACCATCCCCGCGCTCGCGCTGTTCGGTTACGGGGCGGGTTTCGGTGCCTGGTATTACGTGGGGCTGGCCGTCGCGACCGGCATTCTGGCCTACGAGCACCGGCTGGTGCGGCCGGGGGACCTCTCCCGGCTGGATGCCGCGTTCTTCACCATGAACGGCGTCATGAGCGTGACGGTGTTCGCCTTCGCCCTGCTGGACCGGGCGGTCGGTTGA
- a CDS encoding flavin prenyltransferase UbiX: MSGHPIVLALTGASGAPYGLRLLEVLAHRRVPVWLIPSSHGMRLLQHECGIDSIESLQRAVGDWSSVTVFPDDDRGALPASGSQRTGGMVVCPCSMGTVAAIAGGTSRSLVERAADVTLKERRRLILVPRETPLSLVHLRNLVAVTEAGAVVIPAAPGFYHRPTRIAELVDFVVQRVLDHLELDIDIARRWTGDDG, encoded by the coding sequence ATGAGCGGGCATCCCATCGTTCTCGCGCTCACCGGGGCGTCCGGCGCGCCCTACGGGCTTCGCCTGCTGGAGGTGCTGGCCCATCGCCGGGTGCCGGTCTGGCTCATTCCCTCGAGCCACGGGATGCGGCTGCTGCAGCACGAGTGCGGCATCGATTCGATCGAGTCGCTCCAGCGGGCCGTGGGCGACTGGTCGTCCGTCACCGTCTTCCCCGACGACGACCGCGGCGCGCTGCCCGCGTCCGGCTCCCAGCGGACCGGCGGCATGGTGGTCTGCCCCTGCTCGATGGGCACGGTGGCCGCGATCGCCGGAGGCACCAGCCGGTCGCTGGTGGAGCGCGCGGCGGACGTGACGCTCAAGGAGCGCCGCCGTCTCATCCTGGTGCCGCGGGAAACGCCGCTGTCGCTGGTGCATCTCAGGAACCTGGTGGCGGTCACCGAAGCCGGCGCGGTGGTGATCCCCGCGGCCCCCGGGTTCTATCATCGCCCCACCCGCATCGCCGAGCTGGTGGATTTCGTCGTACAGCGGGTCCTCGATCACCTCGAGCTGGACATCGATATCGCCCGGCGCTGGACGGGGGACGACGGATGA
- a CDS encoding metallophosphoesterase family protein: MRIGVISDTHGLLRPEVFEAFREVDHILHGGDVGPAALLDELAAIAPVTAVYGNTDGAEVRHRLPRVAVVQLDGFDIVVTHGDQFGSPTPERVHAAFPEAEIIVFGHTHRPLLTLVDVVVTVMNPGGAGRRRFDLPASVGILELEPGIPPRGRLVPLTPFDAE, translated from the coding sequence GTGCGGATCGGCGTCATCTCGGACACCCACGGGCTGCTTCGGCCCGAAGTCTTCGAGGCGTTTCGCGAGGTGGATCACATCCTCCACGGTGGCGACGTGGGACCGGCCGCGTTGCTGGACGAGCTGGCGGCGATCGCGCCGGTGACCGCCGTCTACGGCAACACCGACGGGGCGGAGGTCCGGCACCGGCTGCCGCGGGTGGCCGTGGTCCAGCTCGACGGGTTCGACATCGTGGTCACCCACGGCGACCAGTTCGGCTCTCCCACGCCGGAACGGGTGCACGCCGCATTTCCGGAGGCGGAGATCATCGTCTTCGGCCACACCCACCGGCCGCTGCTCACTCTGGTGGACGTGGTGGTCACGGTGATGAACCCGGGGGGCGCCGGCCGCCGCCGTTTCGATCTGCCCGCGTCGGTGGGCATTCTGGAGCTCGAGCCCGGCATCCCGCCGCGGGGCCGTCTCGTCCCGCTCACCCCATTCGACGCGGAGTAG
- a CDS encoding outer membrane beta-barrel protein, whose product MLKNTLCAGILAGLALTTPLAAQRSAGPSFGITPYAGYIKFGNLASGPLGTSLRDAGAAVYGAEAALGLTSGIALVGNVAYSQPALEVGVPLIGGVSVGSSSMLLYDAALRLRVPLTGGLPISPFVQGGAGAMRQSFDVGPASTHSTNFAYNVGAGADVALARRFGLQLMVKDYIGKFDAKEATGLNVGSKTTHNWAVSAGVRLGL is encoded by the coding sequence ATGCTGAAGAACACCCTTTGCGCCGGCATCCTCGCCGGCCTCGCTCTGACGACGCCCCTAGCCGCACAGCGCTCCGCGGGTCCCTCGTTCGGCATCACACCCTATGCTGGCTACATCAAGTTCGGCAATCTGGCTTCCGGGCCGCTCGGCACCAGTCTCCGGGATGCGGGCGCGGCGGTCTATGGCGCCGAGGCGGCGCTGGGGCTCACCAGCGGGATCGCGCTGGTGGGGAATGTGGCGTATTCACAGCCGGCGCTCGAGGTGGGCGTGCCGCTGATCGGCGGCGTGTCCGTGGGAAGCAGCTCGATGCTGCTGTACGACGCCGCGCTCCGGCTCCGAGTGCCGCTGACCGGCGGACTCCCGATCTCGCCGTTCGTGCAAGGTGGCGCCGGCGCGATGCGCCAATCGTTCGATGTCGGCCCGGCCTCCACCCACTCGACCAACTTTGCGTACAACGTCGGGGCCGGTGCCGACGTGGCCCTCGCCCGCCGGTTCGGCCTGCAGCTCATGGTGAAGGATTACATCGGCAAGTTCGACGCGAAAGAGGCGACGGGTCTCAACGTGGGCAGCAAGACGACGCACAACTGGGCGGTGAGCGCGGGCGTGCGGCTCGGGCTGTAG